One bacterium BMS3Abin08 genomic window carries:
- the fdxB gene encoding ferredoxin-3, whose product MNKIVSYTRAGKPWAPRFIESIDIEKCLGCGRCYKVCGREVLELIEKPFEEEEDEFGDDMGNKVMSIVNRENCIGCEACAKACTRKCHVHIEL is encoded by the coding sequence ATGAATAAGATCGTATCTTATACACGTGCCGGGAAGCCATGGGCTCCCCGGTTTATTGAATCAATCGACATAGAGAAGTGTCTTGGCTGTGGACGTTGCTATAAGGTCTGTGGAAGAGAGGTTCTTGAACTCATTGAGAAGCCCTTCGAGGAGGAAGAGGATGAGTTTGGTGATGATATGGGCAACAAGGTTATGAGTATCGTCAACCGGGAGAACTGTATCGGTTGCGAGGCCTGTGCAAAGGCCTGCACAAGGAAATGCCATGTTCACATAGAATTATAG
- the moeB gene encoding molybdopterin-synthase adenylyltransferase: MTALTERDKERYRRQLMLDGFSLEHQERLKGATALVAGIGGLGGTAALYLATAGIGRLVLVHSGNLTPSNMNRQILMENAWIGKSRVVQAKKTIEGINPDIDIEIHDERISDDNISRLLGGVDIALSTRPNFSERRILNSECVKKNIPMTEAAMNGMEGYLFNVVPQRTPCLNCLFPNDDPGWEELGFPVLGAVSGTLGCLMAIEGIKLLTGYGKPLISQMLLFNTFGMDFRKVNIRKDDHCTICIER; encoded by the coding sequence ATGACCGCACTGACAGAGAGAGATAAGGAAAGATACAGGCGTCAGTTAATGCTGGATGGCTTCAGCCTTGAACATCAGGAGCGCCTTAAAGGGGCAACCGCCCTGGTAGCGGGTATAGGCGGGCTTGGCGGCACAGCCGCCCTGTATCTTGCGACAGCCGGCATTGGAAGACTTGTATTGGTCCATTCAGGAAACCTGACACCCTCCAACATGAACAGACAAATACTGATGGAAAACGCCTGGATTGGGAAAAGCCGTGTCGTACAGGCAAAAAAAACAATTGAAGGGATAAATCCCGATATCGATATAGAGATACATGATGAACGGATCAGTGATGATAACATCTCACGTCTTCTCGGCGGTGTGGACATCGCCCTTTCCACAAGACCAAACTTTTCAGAACGGAGGATTCTCAACAGCGAATGTGTCAAAAAAAATATCCCCATGACAGAGGCGGCAATGAACGGAATGGAGGGGTACCTCTTTAACGTGGTCCCCCAAAGGACACCATGTCTTAACTGCCTGTTTCCGAATGATGATCCCGGGTGGGAGGAACTCGGGTTCCCTGTTCTTGGAGCGGTTTCAGGAACCCTCGGGTGCCTTATGGCAATAGAGGGCATCAAGTTATTGACCGGATACGGGAAACCCTTAATCTCTCAAATGCTTCTGTTTAATACATTCGGTATGGATTTCAGAAAGGTGAATATCAGGAAAGATGACCACTGCACTATTTGTATTGAAAGGTAA
- the leuA_1 gene encoding 2-isopropylmalate synthase produces the protein MTTALFVLKGKSPMTKKTRKYGSSIKLNLPDRKWPDNRISSAPVWCSVDLRDGNQALPAPMGVDEKTGLFRLLCEIGFKEIEVGYPSSSATEYNFVRNLIEEDLIPDDMTIQVITQTRPDLIRRTFNALEGAKRAIINFYTPTSPAQREFVLSKNRKEIIEMAVKGAELIRLETERLQDTGIRHLFCPESFSSTEPDFALEICESVLDVLEPTVDTKVILNLPATVEVSMPNVYADLIEWFSRNIKHRDRVIIGVHTHNDRGTAVAATELALLAGADRVEGTLFGMGERAGNADLVTLSLNLFSQGVDPCLDLSNLNRIKGVFERCSGASVYERHPYAGELVFANFAGAHQDAIRKALKTPSGGKSDSWDVPYMLIDPSDIGRSDEHLIRINSQSGKGGIAFILDRYCNITLRDDDYAEIRDIIKKISEVSRKEIPPETIQELALAFSS, from the coding sequence ATGACCACTGCACTATTTGTATTGAAAGGTAAGTCACCTATGACAAAGAAAACACGAAAATACGGATCGTCAATCAAACTCAATCTGCCGGACAGAAAGTGGCCCGATAACAGAATCAGTTCCGCCCCGGTATGGTGCAGCGTTGACCTCAGAGACGGCAACCAGGCGCTACCTGCTCCCATGGGGGTTGATGAAAAAACCGGATTATTCAGGCTCCTCTGCGAGATAGGCTTTAAGGAAATAGAAGTGGGTTATCCCTCGTCGTCAGCGACGGAGTATAACTTTGTGCGCAACCTCATTGAGGAGGATCTTATCCCCGATGATATGACTATTCAGGTTATCACACAGACAAGGCCCGACCTGATCAGAAGGACATTTAATGCCCTGGAAGGGGCAAAAAGGGCTATTATCAATTTTTACACACCGACATCACCTGCACAGAGAGAGTTCGTCCTCTCCAAGAACAGAAAAGAGATCATAGAAATGGCGGTCAAAGGGGCTGAATTAATAAGACTGGAGACGGAAAGACTGCAGGATACCGGTATCAGGCACCTTTTCTGTCCTGAGAGCTTTTCTTCAACCGAACCTGACTTTGCCCTTGAAATCTGTGAATCCGTCCTTGATGTACTGGAGCCGACTGTCGATACAAAAGTAATCCTGAATCTGCCTGCCACAGTAGAGGTATCAATGCCGAATGTCTATGCCGACCTGATCGAGTGGTTCAGCAGAAACATAAAGCACCGGGACAGGGTCATAATAGGCGTTCATACACATAATGACCGGGGCACTGCAGTGGCGGCAACTGAACTGGCACTCCTTGCAGGTGCCGACCGCGTTGAGGGCACGCTCTTCGGGATGGGAGAAAGGGCCGGCAATGCCGATCTCGTCACCCTTTCGCTGAACCTCTTTTCTCAGGGAGTGGATCCCTGCCTCGATCTGAGCAACCTCAACAGGATAAAGGGGGTCTTTGAACGCTGCAGCGGAGCCAGTGTTTATGAACGGCACCCCTATGCAGGAGAACTCGTATTTGCTAACTTTGCGGGGGCCCACCAGGATGCGATAAGAAAGGCCCTCAAGACGCCGTCCGGAGGCAAAAGTGATTCCTGGGATGTACCCTATATGTTGATAGATCCTTCAGATATAGGCCGCTCCGATGAACACCTGATACGGATCAACAGTCAGTCCGGCAAGGGCGGTATAGCATTTATTCTCGACAGGTATTGCAATATTACACTCCGGGACGATGACTATGCTGAAATACGTGATATTATCAAAAAAATCTCCGAGGTCTCAAGGAAGGAGATCCCTCCTGAGACTATACAGGAGTTAGCTCTGGCCTTTTCTTCATGA
- the pcrA_2 gene encoding ATP-dependent DNA helicase PcrA, producing MDTFRNLNEAQRKAVLTAEGPLLVVAGPGTGKTMTIVRRIEHLIDEGIRPENILAVTFTNRAAREMRERLEAPPGRRERRPFIGTVHSLGLRILSEALTFPFVVYNREDQRELLRRILKGGSGRGRTPVDRVAESISRIKNLIETPGDELRMIYERYNTALSENSALDFEDLILKPLDLLRDGDTLERFREEFKYILVDEYQDINPAQRQFFRLLSGSDGNICAVGDPDQAIYGFRGADVVNFLRFEDDFRGVRRITLTENYRSTATVLNASGSMIRNNIRRLEKEVVSVREDGVPITVISVPDEKSEGEIIVGEIERRIGGTSHYKLIRSGVREAPSGDAYGFSDFAVIFRTNAQAGAIEGVFMDSGIPCQVVGGTDPVGSRGLNCMLSWLRVIMCPWDDLALYRVAAMPPSGVNRGVLREAGAYARDKGVSLYEAMREGPVEGSEFVSMIDRLHGLKDTLPIDELLREIPDAGGLKKDRGEKAGGFLCFLNDLAAEYGELKPPSGIRRFMDELSIMTPADGFDPRAEAVTLMTMHMAKGLEFRVVFIAGVEGGLVPYTFKEVDMEEERRLFYVAMTRAKDELFILHARERFLYGQRLIQGPSPFLREIPQGFTKERIIPDRVKRRKEKDKQGGLF from the coding sequence ATGGATACATTCAGGAACCTTAACGAAGCACAGCGCAAGGCGGTCTTAACCGCAGAGGGCCCTCTGCTTGTTGTTGCCGGGCCCGGGACGGGAAAGACAATGACCATTGTCCGCAGGATCGAGCACCTGATTGATGAGGGTATAAGGCCTGAAAACATACTGGCCGTAACATTCACAAACCGTGCTGCAAGGGAGATGAGAGAGAGGCTGGAGGCTCCGCCGGGCAGGCGTGAGAGGAGACCCTTTATCGGCACGGTTCATTCCCTGGGCTTGAGAATTCTCAGTGAAGCCCTTACGTTTCCATTTGTCGTATACAACAGGGAAGACCAGAGGGAACTTCTCCGGAGAATACTGAAGGGTGGATCCGGGAGGGGCAGAACCCCCGTGGACAGGGTAGCGGAGAGTATCTCGAGGATCAAGAATCTCATTGAGACCCCCGGGGATGAGTTGAGAATGATTTATGAGAGATACAACACCGCTCTCAGTGAAAACTCCGCCCTCGATTTTGAAGACCTTATCCTCAAACCCCTTGACCTGCTTCGGGACGGTGATACCCTTGAGCGGTTCAGGGAGGAGTTCAAGTATATTCTTGTGGATGAATATCAGGACATAAACCCGGCACAGCGTCAATTCTTCAGACTCCTGTCCGGCAGTGACGGGAATATATGTGCCGTAGGTGACCCCGATCAGGCAATTTACGGCTTCAGGGGGGCGGATGTTGTTAACTTCCTGCGCTTTGAGGATGATTTCAGGGGCGTCAGGAGAATCACCCTCACCGAAAATTACCGCTCAACTGCAACGGTGCTGAATGCCTCCGGCAGTATGATCAGGAATAACATCCGGAGGCTGGAGAAAGAGGTCGTTTCCGTCAGGGAGGATGGTGTGCCTATTACCGTTATCTCCGTCCCTGATGAAAAGTCGGAAGGGGAGATTATAGTGGGGGAGATAGAACGGAGAATAGGTGGCACGAGTCACTATAAGTTGATCCGTTCCGGGGTCCGGGAGGCCCCTTCCGGCGATGCTTACGGCTTTTCCGATTTTGCCGTGATCTTCAGGACAAATGCACAGGCAGGGGCCATCGAAGGGGTCTTTATGGATTCAGGAATTCCCTGCCAGGTGGTGGGCGGGACAGATCCAGTTGGAAGCAGGGGGTTGAACTGTATGCTTTCATGGCTCAGGGTAATAATGTGTCCATGGGATGACCTTGCCCTGTACCGGGTTGCTGCTATGCCTCCATCCGGTGTGAACAGGGGGGTATTAAGGGAGGCAGGGGCCTATGCAAGGGATAAAGGGGTTAGCCTTTACGAGGCCATGAGGGAAGGTCCGGTGGAGGGGAGTGAGTTTGTTTCAATGATAGACAGGCTTCATGGGCTTAAGGATACCCTGCCTATCGATGAACTCCTCAGGGAGATACCTGATGCCGGGGGTCTGAAGAAGGATCGCGGTGAAAAGGCGGGGGGCTTTTTATGCTTTCTCAATGACCTCGCTGCGGAATACGGGGAGTTAAAGCCACCTTCAGGGATAAGGCGGTTCATGGACGAACTCAGCATCATGACTCCGGCAGACGGTTTTGACCCAAGGGCCGAAGCAGTGACATTGATGACCATGCATATGGCAAAGGGGCTCGAGTTCAGGGTCGTATTCATTGCGGGTGTTGAAGGGGGCCTCGTTCCCTACACGTTTAAAGAGGTTGATATGGAAGAAGAGAGGAGACTCTTTTATGTGGCGATGACAAGGGCAAAGGACGAGTTGTTTATCCTCCACGCCAGGGAGAGGTTTTTATACGGGCAGAGGCTTATCCAGGGGCCTTCGCCGTTTCTCAGGGAGATCCCCCAAGGGTTTACAAAAGAGCGGATAATCCCCGACAGGGTAAAGCGGCGGAAAGAAAAAGATAAACAGGGAGGGCTGTTTTGA
- the hcp gene encoding hydroxylamine reductase → MFCNQCEQVGKGGACSVSGTCGKKPEVAALQDLLIRTLKGLSYYASEGRKLGITDRDVNVFTVEALFSTLTNVNFSAEKLGELIYRSVQLRDGMREKVEAKAGRPLGNPPEPAVFRPSETLQGLIKEGEALEQARRAPDVEADVQSLQDILLYGMKGIAAYADHAQILGQEDDAVYAFIHESLAAMNRSDIPLDDWLQMVLKAGEVNLRVMELLDLANTGSYGHPVPTRVPLGAKKGKAILVSGHDLKDLEVILKQSEGKGIYVYTHGEMLPCHGYPGLKKYGHFYGHYGTAWQNQQKEFAEFPGAIVMTTNCIQKPLNSYEGNLFTSGVVSWPGIPHISNGDFSPVVEKALEMPGFTEDSGDRHVTTGFARNAVMSVADKVVEAVKNREISHFFLVGGCDGSKPGRSYYTEFVERVPDDCVVLTLACGKFRFFDMDLGDINGIPRLLDVGQCNDAYSAIQIALALSKAFNVEVNELPLSMVLSWYEQKAVAILLTLFHLGIKDIRLGPTLPAFITPNVLKILVDTFGIKPITTPCEDLKAILGATVQRCERAA, encoded by the coding sequence ATGTTTTGTAATCAGTGTGAACAGGTTGGTAAAGGCGGGGCCTGCAGCGTTTCGGGTACCTGCGGAAAAAAGCCGGAGGTGGCTGCGCTCCAGGATCTCCTCATCCGTACCCTTAAGGGTTTGTCTTACTATGCATCTGAGGGGAGAAAGCTGGGGATTACAGACAGGGATGTGAATGTCTTTACGGTGGAAGCCCTGTTTTCCACCCTTACAAATGTTAACTTCAGCGCCGAGAAGCTCGGAGAGCTGATCTATAGGTCCGTTCAACTCAGGGACGGTATGAGGGAGAAGGTTGAGGCCAAGGCAGGCCGCCCCCTGGGTAATCCTCCGGAACCGGCAGTTTTCAGGCCTTCAGAGACCCTCCAGGGGTTGATTAAAGAGGGTGAAGCCCTTGAGCAGGCAAGGAGAGCCCCGGATGTCGAAGCAGATGTCCAGTCACTCCAGGACATCCTTCTCTATGGTATGAAGGGGATAGCTGCATATGCAGATCACGCCCAGATCCTTGGACAGGAGGATGATGCGGTCTATGCATTCATCCATGAAAGCCTTGCTGCCATGAACAGAAGCGATATTCCCCTCGATGACTGGCTTCAGATGGTTCTGAAAGCGGGAGAGGTTAACCTCAGGGTAATGGAACTTCTTGACCTGGCAAACACAGGGAGCTACGGACATCCCGTACCGACGAGGGTTCCCCTTGGAGCAAAAAAGGGCAAGGCGATACTCGTCTCAGGACATGATCTCAAGGACCTTGAGGTGATTCTCAAGCAGTCCGAGGGCAAAGGAATATATGTGTACACCCACGGTGAGATGCTTCCCTGTCACGGTTACCCCGGGCTGAAAAAGTACGGACATTTTTACGGACATTACGGCACTGCGTGGCAGAACCAGCAGAAGGAGTTTGCCGAGTTCCCCGGAGCAATCGTAATGACCACCAACTGCATACAGAAGCCCCTTAACTCCTATGAGGGGAATCTCTTTACAAGCGGAGTAGTGAGCTGGCCCGGCATTCCTCATATATCCAACGGGGATTTCAGTCCCGTGGTTGAGAAGGCCCTTGAAATGCCCGGCTTCACCGAAGACAGCGGGGACAGGCATGTCACAACAGGGTTTGCAAGGAATGCCGTGATGTCCGTGGCTGACAAGGTCGTGGAGGCGGTCAAGAACAGGGAGATCAGTCACTTCTTCCTGGTAGGCGGCTGTGACGGGTCAAAGCCGGGGAGAAGCTACTACACCGAGTTTGTGGAACGCGTGCCCGATGACTGTGTGGTATTGACGCTTGCATGTGGAAAGTTCCGCTTCTTTGATATGGATCTCGGAGACATTAACGGGATTCCCAGGCTCCTCGACGTCGGTCAGTGTAACGACGCATACTCCGCCATACAGATAGCACTTGCCCTTTCAAAGGCATTCAATGTGGAAGTGAATGAACTGCCTCTTTCGATGGTGCTCTCCTGGTATGAACAGAAGGCGGTAGCTATACTTCTAACACTCTTTCACCTCGGTATAAAGGATATCAGGCTTGGTCCGACACTCCCCGCCTTTATCACGCCCAATGTATTGAAGATCCTTGTGGATACATTCGGCATCAAGCCGATTACGACACCCTGTGAGGACCTCAAGGCAATACTCGGTGCAACAGTGCAGAGGTGTGAGCGGGCAGCATAA
- the crp_4 gene encoding cAMP-activated global transcriptional regulator CRP, which yields MDLQRIISGIPMFRELPVEQIEEVADIAVEHSYRKGKIIFSEGEAATGFYVVISGLVKIFKISADGKEQILHLTTSGQPFGEVPMFSGTNFPANAETVEKSRVLFFPRDQFLELLKRDPNLSMKLLADFSRRLRYLIRLIEELSLKEVPARLSAYLLYLSEKNEDSDDVHLPVTKGHLAALLGTIPETLSRILSRMSSRGLIEVRGRKIRLIDRPSLEELSAGGKSFQ from the coding sequence ATGGACCTACAGAGGATTATTTCAGGCATCCCCATGTTTCGGGAATTGCCCGTGGAGCAGATTGAAGAAGTAGCAGACATTGCGGTGGAGCACTCCTACAGAAAGGGAAAGATTATATTTTCAGAGGGAGAGGCTGCCACGGGATTTTATGTTGTAATATCGGGGCTGGTGAAGATATTCAAAATCTCAGCCGACGGTAAAGAGCAGATCCTTCATCTTACGACTTCGGGGCAGCCCTTTGGGGAGGTACCGATGTTTTCAGGCACCAATTTCCCTGCAAATGCTGAAACAGTGGAGAAAAGCAGGGTTTTGTTCTTTCCCAGAGATCAGTTCCTTGAGCTGCTGAAACGAGACCCCAATCTCTCCATGAAACTCCTTGCCGACTTTTCACGGCGGCTCCGTTACCTGATCCGATTGATCGAGGAGTTATCCCTGAAGGAAGTCCCGGCAAGGCTATCTGCTTACCTCCTTTATCTGAGCGAAAAAAACGAAGACTCTGACGACGTTCACCTGCCGGTAACAAAGGGACATCTTGCAGCCCTGCTCGGGACTATACCGGAAACGCTGTCACGGATCCTCAGCCGTATGAGCAGCCGGGGACTGATCGAGGTCAGGGGAAGGAAGATCAGGCTTATTGACCGGCCGTCATTAGAGGAACTCTCGGCAGGTGGCAAGTCATTTCAGTAG
- a CDS encoding tellurite resistance protein TerB — protein sequence MLDLIRNIVGGSRREAAPPDEQDNCLKTRIAACVLLLEAANADSICTEKELEYVLETMKSRFRISSEIAEELVALAREERKESVEFFCFGREINENSSKEEKVHIMEAAWRIILADGRIEKHEDYFIRKLSAVLLLSHRDMINAKLRVREELKTGSLPGR from the coding sequence ATGCTTGATTTAATAAGGAATATTGTAGGCGGCAGCAGGAGAGAGGCTGCTCCGCCGGATGAACAGGACAATTGTCTGAAGACCCGCATTGCCGCATGTGTTTTGCTCCTTGAGGCGGCAAATGCCGACAGCATCTGCACTGAAAAGGAACTTGAATATGTCCTTGAAACCATGAAGTCCCGGTTCCGGATCTCCTCTGAAATTGCTGAGGAACTTGTTGCTCTGGCAAGAGAGGAACGCAAGGAGTCCGTTGAATTCTTCTGCTTTGGCCGGGAGATAAACGAAAACTCCTCAAAAGAGGAAAAGGTCCATATCATGGAGGCTGCCTGGCGTATCATTCTTGCCGACGGCAGGATCGAAAAGCACGAGGATTACTTTATCCGCAAACTAAGTGCTGTCCTCCTTCTCTCTCACAGAGATATGATCAATGCAAAGCTGAGAGTCAGGGAGGAACTAAAAACCGGCAGTCTGCCCGGGAGATAG
- the hspA_5 gene encoding spore protein SP21 codes for MSIRDLIPRRFSRGQEVPVRRVENPFRSAFDEMDRFVERFFSDFAVPPMVERDIFTPKVDLTEKGNEYRLTAELPGMDEKDVDVILDDDVITIKGEKKEEKEDRQKDYYYAERSYGFFQRTIPLPAEVDKDRVKATFKKGILTVELPKSEKAIREARKIEVLTE; via the coding sequence ATGTCTATCAGGGATCTTATTCCTCGGAGGTTTTCAAGGGGCCAGGAGGTGCCTGTAAGGAGAGTGGAGAACCCCTTCAGGAGTGCTTTTGACGAGATGGACAGGTTCGTTGAGAGGTTCTTCAGTGATTTTGCGGTACCACCGATGGTTGAGAGGGATATATTCACCCCCAAGGTCGATCTTACGGAGAAGGGCAATGAGTATCGCCTGACAGCAGAACTGCCCGGTATGGACGAGAAGGACGTAGATGTCATCCTGGACGACGATGTGATTACCATAAAGGGTGAAAAGAAAGAGGAGAAGGAAGACAGGCAGAAGGATTACTACTACGCGGAGAGGAGCTATGGTTTCTTTCAGAGAACGATACCCCTTCCTGCAGAGGTGGATAAGGACAGGGTAAAGGCAACCTTTAAGAAGGGTATCCTGACCGTTGAGCTTCCCAAGAGTGAAAAGGCCATCAGGGAGGCAAGAAAGATAGAGGTCCTGACGGAGTAA
- the hspA_6 gene encoding spore protein SP21 — MAVVTKDIEKKGGEIQKAKRGGNGGTIIPDVDILEKGDHYILFVDMPAASEDSIDITLEKDTLTIRSSISVEVPSEFRRIHAESGAGTYQRAFRINDDIDRNNIKATYKDGVLALTIPKSENVKTRKIDILTE; from the coding sequence ATGGCAGTCGTCACAAAGGATATTGAGAAGAAAGGCGGAGAGATTCAGAAGGCAAAAAGGGGCGGTAACGGCGGGACCATCATCCCCGATGTGGATATCCTGGAAAAGGGTGATCATTACATCCTCTTTGTTGATATGCCTGCTGCCTCTGAGGACTCCATTGATATAACCCTTGAGAAGGATACGCTCACAATCCGTAGCAGTATATCCGTTGAGGTCCCTTCAGAGTTCAGAAGGATACATGCCGAGTCCGGCGCCGGGACATACCAGCGGGCCTTCAGGATTAATGATGATATTGACAGGAACAACATCAAGGCGACTTACAAGGATGGTGTTCTTGCACTGACGATACCGAAGTCGGAAAATGTGAAGACCAGAAAGATCGATATCCTGACGGAATAA
- the hspA_7 gene encoding spore protein SP21, protein MLQSELERRFDPWYEFSRMEHELSRLNREMDSIFSGLDLRTGYRYPRMDIYQNHDGVLVTAELPGVKKEDVEITVTGSTLTIKGKRKGVEPEKDERYHLRERWIGEFSRTIELPFHADADRVKARYSKGILYITLPRSEEDKPKKIALES, encoded by the coding sequence ATGTTGCAGAGTGAACTGGAAAGGAGATTTGATCCGTGGTATGAGTTCAGCAGAATGGAGCATGAACTGAGTCGTCTCAACAGGGAAATGGACAGTATCTTTTCAGGCCTTGACCTGAGAACCGGGTACCGGTACCCCCGCATGGACATATACCAGAATCATGACGGTGTATTGGTTACTGCTGAGCTGCCCGGGGTGAAGAAAGAGGACGTGGAGATCACCGTTACCGGCAGTACACTGACGATAAAGGGCAAGAGGAAAGGTGTCGAGCCTGAAAAAGATGAGCGGTATCACCTGAGAGAGCGCTGGATTGGTGAGTTTTCAAGGACCATTGAACTTCCCTTCCATGCTGATGCCGACAGAGTGAAGGCGAGGTACTCAAAGGGGATTCTCTATATTACACTGCCCCGTTCCGAGGAGGATAAGCCGAAAAAGATCGCCCTTGAATCATAA
- the glnG_2 gene encoding nitrogen regulation protein, translating into MAMNDGMSGPGSNSLKGITFLLVDRNEALLRSFQETLASYGAAVYSVCDISKVKDVFKEVKVDVFLADMEATGQETSALIRSFRDSNPGGSFFLLIDRVTYKDALSLIGPEADDYFFKPLDPDRFAQTIETALGQSRPKSNSLAVIEPYVEQLKPYLIFRSPEMKQVLMNLPRIAASNQTVLISGETGTGKEIVARAIHVLSRRAEGNFVAVNCGAIPDSLMEGELFGHEKGAFTGAHKTHRGKFELADNGTLLLDEIGDMPLSLQVKLLRVLEEGVIYRLGGERPTAVNVRILAATRIDLIKSVREGLFRDDLFYRLNVLRIHLPPLRKRIEDIPLLSLHFLHRSFYEMGISSPYPSLSLGTIDLLQKMRWRGNVRELRNLMARIATLLERDTKIILPIDVLPFLDETSLLDLNSRYNIHQRPGVFIPIGTPMEEVEETMIRETLKYTNGNRTQAAGILKIGLRTLRRKLNKYSI; encoded by the coding sequence ATGGCAATGAATGACGGGATGAGCGGCCCCGGCAGCAACTCGCTGAAGGGCATCACTTTTTTGTTGGTGGACAGGAACGAGGCGCTACTGAGGAGCTTTCAGGAGACCCTCGCCTCTTACGGAGCAGCGGTTTATTCCGTCTGTGACATATCAAAGGTGAAGGATGTCTTTAAGGAGGTAAAAGTAGATGTTTTTCTTGCCGACATGGAGGCAACAGGGCAGGAGACCTCTGCCCTGATCAGGAGCTTCAGGGACTCAAACCCCGGCGGGAGCTTTTTCCTCCTCATTGATAGAGTAACGTACAAAGATGCACTCAGCCTAATCGGACCGGAAGCGGATGATTACTTCTTTAAACCCCTCGATCCGGACAGGTTTGCACAGACTATAGAGACAGCCCTCGGGCAAAGCCGGCCGAAGAGCAACTCCCTTGCTGTAATTGAACCATATGTGGAGCAGTTGAAACCCTATCTTATCTTCCGCTCTCCCGAGATGAAGCAGGTGCTTATGAACCTTCCTCGGATCGCTGCATCAAACCAGACCGTCCTTATCTCCGGTGAGACCGGCACCGGTAAGGAGATTGTTGCAAGGGCTATCCATGTATTAAGCCGGAGGGCGGAAGGTAACTTTGTAGCCGTAAACTGCGGTGCTATCCCTGACAGTCTTATGGAGGGGGAACTCTTTGGACATGAGAAAGGGGCCTTTACAGGGGCACACAAGACACACAGGGGCAAGTTTGAACTTGCTGACAACGGTACGCTCCTTCTTGATGAAATAGGTGATATGCCCCTTTCGCTTCAGGTAAAACTCCTCAGGGTCCTTGAGGAAGGTGTAATCTACCGCCTTGGAGGCGAGAGACCAACCGCTGTTAATGTGCGCATTCTTGCCGCCACAAGAATAGATCTAATAAAATCGGTCAGGGAAGGACTTTTCCGGGACGATCTCTTCTACCGGCTGAATGTCCTGCGTATTCACCTCCCTCCCCTCAGAAAAAGGATAGAGGATATTCCTCTGCTTTCGCTCCACTTTCTCCACAGGTCTTTCTATGAGATGGGTATTAGCTCCCCCTATCCCTCGCTGTCATTAGGGACTATAGACCTTCTTCAGAAGATGAGGTGGCGTGGCAATGTCAGGGAGCTGAGAAACCTCATGGCCAGGATTGCCACCCTCCTTGAAAGGGATACGAAGATTATCCTCCCCATTGATGTGCTTCCCTTCCTTGATGAGACATCCCTCCTCGACCTGAACTCCCGTTATAACATCCATCAAAGGCCGGGAGTTTTCATTCCCATCGGCACCCCGATGGAAGAGGTTGAGGAGACAATGATCAGGGAGACGCTTAAATATACAAATGGAAATCGCACTCAGGCTGCCGGGATACTCAAAATTGGCCTGAGAACCCTGAGGCGGAAACTCAACAAATACTCTATTTAG